One Rhodobacteraceae bacterium M385 genomic region harbors:
- a CDS encoding ABC transporter substrate-binding protein, which produces MPPFNGLTRRHILASGAAAGAMGFLPRAAMAQSQVSLQLSWLHSTQFAGSYIALDRGLWRDAGLEVSLLPGGPNAPVEPPVVAGTALVGISAADYTAAAVAEGAPFKIIGVAMQNNPFAITSLTSNPVNVPADLEGKRIGMALANTPVLRALCTLNDVDFDAIEVIPTQYSPQPLVAGEVDCLLSWETDLPVALTVQGIDNTTMLLADHGYAVHSQTYIATEDSIANRRADIVALMAGEVAGWDAYRADTEAATDLTLRMFPDAGLDRETQLLQAARQVPLMFSDLTDANGFGWWTEETVAANIETLALLDREVTADLWDRSILEEVHG; this is translated from the coding sequence GCAGTCACAGGTGAGCTTGCAATTGTCGTGGCTGCATTCGACGCAATTCGCAGGCAGCTATATCGCGCTTGACCGTGGCCTATGGCGCGATGCGGGGCTTGAGGTTTCGCTGCTACCCGGCGGACCTAACGCCCCGGTAGAGCCGCCCGTTGTGGCCGGCACCGCATTGGTGGGGATTTCTGCCGCCGATTACACGGCTGCCGCCGTGGCCGAGGGCGCGCCGTTCAAGATCATCGGCGTGGCGATGCAGAATAACCCCTTCGCGATCACCTCGCTGACGTCCAACCCGGTGAATGTGCCCGCCGATCTGGAGGGCAAGCGCATTGGCATGGCCTTGGCGAACACGCCTGTTCTGCGAGCTTTGTGCACCCTGAACGATGTGGATTTCGATGCGATTGAGGTGATCCCTACCCAGTATTCGCCGCAACCCCTTGTGGCAGGAGAGGTTGATTGTCTTTTGTCTTGGGAAACCGATCTTCCCGTCGCCCTGACGGTTCAGGGCATCGACAATACCACGATGTTGCTGGCCGACCACGGCTATGCGGTGCATTCGCAAACCTACATCGCGACCGAGGACAGCATTGCCAACCGCCGGGCTGATATCGTGGCCTTGATGGCTGGCGAAGTCGCCGGTTGGGACGCGTACCGTGCCGACACCGAGGCGGCCACTGACCTGACCTTGCGGATGTTCCCCGATGCGGGGCTGGACCGGGAAACTCAGCTATTGCAGGCCGCGCGGCAGGTGCCGTTGATGTTCTCGGACCTGACCGACGCGAATGGTTTTGGCTGGTGGACGGAGGAAACCGTCGCCGCGAACATCGAGACATTGGCGTTGTTGGACCGAGAGGTTACAGCCGACCTATGGGATCGATCGATCTTGGAAGAGGTGCACGGCTAA
- a CDS encoding ABC transporter ATP-binding protein, protein MSTEVICTDLAKTYSGGVEALRPLDLSFKAGQTTALVGPSGCGKSTVLRIIAGLEPPSAGTVTIGGAPPAETLQKAGLSVAFQDPSLLPWRSVRGNIELALTLARKPVDRGEVDQLINLVGLNGFADTRPAELSGGMRQRAAMARALATRPDLLLLDEPFGAVDELTRQQLANDLPGIWEARGTTTVLVTHSVREAVTLCDRVIVLSPRPARVVADISVDLPRPRPLDVGHTPAFARIVERIYDALSGGMAETMPKAAQ, encoded by the coding sequence ATGTCGACCGAGGTTATCTGCACCGATCTGGCAAAGACCTACTCCGGCGGGGTAGAGGCTCTGCGCCCGTTAGACCTGTCCTTCAAGGCAGGCCAAACCACGGCCCTTGTCGGCCCGTCGGGGTGCGGCAAGTCCACGGTGTTGCGGATCATTGCGGGGTTAGAGCCGCCCTCTGCCGGAACGGTAACCATCGGCGGCGCGCCGCCCGCTGAAACGCTGCAAAAAGCGGGGCTGTCGGTGGCGTTCCAAGATCCATCCCTGCTGCCTTGGCGGTCGGTGCGGGGGAACATCGAGCTAGCCCTGACGTTGGCCCGCAAGCCCGTGGACCGGGGAGAGGTGGACCAACTTATCAATCTTGTGGGTCTAAACGGCTTTGCCGACACGCGCCCGGCAGAGCTTTCGGGTGGTATGCGCCAGAGAGCCGCGATGGCGAGGGCGCTGGCGACGCGGCCAGACTTGTTGCTGCTGGACGAGCCCTTTGGGGCAGTAGATGAGCTGACGAGGCAACAACTCGCCAACGACCTTCCCGGCATTTGGGAGGCGCGGGGGACGACCACGGTGCTGGTCACCCATTCCGTGCGCGAGGCGGTAACCCTGTGCGACCGCGTCATCGTTCTGTCGCCGCGCCCGGCCCGTGTGGTGGCTGACATTTCCGTCGATCTGCCTCGCCCGCGCCCGTTGGACGTGGGGCACACGCCGGCCTTTGCGAGGATCGTCGAAAGAATCTATGACGCCTTGTCGGGTGGCATGGCGGAAACGATGCCCAAGGCCGCCCAATGA
- a CDS encoding ABC transporter permease subunit: protein MPWLGPIIAVLVWEGLAHVLADTFVLAGPTAILGYLYDNAGLISRALAETLGNAVAGFIIGNLAAVLLAVIATVWPRSDAMVRGLALVVFCLPLVATGPILRVAFGPGDGPQIVLAALAVYYTTLIPLLVGLRAVPAGWLDLVRSYGRGGWATLVHVRAMAALPYFVAGLQIAAPAAFLGAMVGEFTGAERGMGVLTIRAMRDMNVEMTWALAVVATAVAVAGFWAIGWIARQFMQGEPPVILSPPQADKRGNAFLTLLGIVAVLLLIWWGGLKVLGISPFFAKGPVEVFDALFLAPDAPLVRATLGTSLAETAVFLFPGYVAGLGAGALLAMLIVLVPRAAGTAMPLAIALRSVPIITTAPLVVLVTGRGAVGTITLVAIMVFFPTFVACLHGLRQAPGRVIDVMRSYAARPLTVLTRVQVPAMLPAFFAAARMNVPASVLAVTVVEWLATGNGIGSLMALSASQSDYDMLWSAVVLVAILSALGYAGVGWLERRVLATYAPEQLQ, encoded by the coding sequence ATGCCGTGGCTCGGGCCGATCATAGCGGTGCTGGTGTGGGAGGGGCTTGCCCACGTCCTTGCCGATACCTTCGTACTGGCCGGGCCTACGGCCATTCTCGGCTACCTCTATGACAACGCAGGCCTGATTAGCCGCGCCTTGGCCGAGACCTTGGGCAATGCGGTGGCGGGGTTCATCATCGGGAACCTGGCGGCGGTGCTGCTGGCCGTAATCGCCACGGTTTGGCCGCGTAGCGACGCTATGGTGCGGGGCTTGGCCTTGGTGGTGTTCTGCTTGCCGCTGGTGGCAACGGGGCCAATCCTACGGGTCGCTTTCGGGCCGGGGGACGGGCCGCAGATCGTGCTGGCGGCGTTGGCCGTGTATTACACAACGCTGATCCCTCTGTTGGTGGGATTGCGGGCGGTGCCTGCGGGGTGGCTTGATCTTGTGCGCAGCTATGGGCGCGGCGGTTGGGCCACGCTGGTCCATGTGCGGGCCATGGCGGCTTTGCCGTACTTTGTCGCCGGATTGCAGATTGCCGCGCCCGCCGCCTTTTTGGGCGCCATGGTAGGCGAGTTCACCGGGGCTGAACGCGGCATGGGCGTGCTGACGATCCGCGCCATGCGCGACATGAATGTAGAGATGACATGGGCCTTGGCCGTGGTGGCCACGGCGGTGGCTGTCGCCGGGTTCTGGGCTATCGGCTGGATCGCACGGCAGTTCATGCAAGGGGAGCCTCCGGTGATCCTGTCACCGCCACAGGCGGACAAACGCGGGAATGCCTTCTTGACGCTTCTGGGGATCGTGGCAGTGCTTTTGTTGATCTGGTGGGGCGGGTTGAAGGTGCTGGGCATCAGCCCGTTCTTCGCCAAAGGCCCGGTCGAGGTTTTTGACGCGCTGTTTCTTGCCCCTGACGCGCCGTTGGTGCGGGCGACGCTGGGGACGTCACTGGCAGAGACTGCGGTGTTCCTTTTTCCCGGCTACGTCGCCGGGCTCGGGGCGGGCGCGTTGCTTGCTATGCTCATCGTCTTGGTGCCGAGGGCGGCAGGCACGGCGATGCCCTTGGCCATCGCGCTCCGCTCGGTGCCGATCATCACAACGGCGCCGCTTGTGGTTCTGGTAACGGGGCGCGGCGCGGTGGGGACCATCACCCTTGTCGCGATCATGGTGTTCTTTCCCACCTTTGTGGCCTGCCTTCACGGATTGCGCCAAGCGCCGGGGCGGGTGATCGACGTGATGCGAAGCTATGCCGCCCGCCCGTTGACCGTGCTGACCCGCGTTCAGGTGCCCGCCATGTTGCCCGCCTTCTTTGCAGCGGCTCGCATGAATGTCCCGGCTTCCGTCCTTGCGGTGACGGTGGTGGAATGGCTGGCCACGGGTAACGGCATCGGCAGTCTGATGGCACTGTCTGCGTCGCAATCGGATTACGACATGCTATGGAGCGCCGTGGTGCTGGTCGCGATCCTATCTGCGCTAGGTTACGCAGGCGTCGGCTGGCTGGAACGTCGCGTATTGGCCACCTATGCGCCGGAGCAATTGCAATGA
- a CDS encoding glycosyltransferase family 4 protein, with protein MKRSAAFAIPGDINTVTGGYIYERRLLEELRRLGHDVTHIELGASFPDPTHDDMDDAIAQLTALDPNRALILDGLVYGAIDPKGLAQVKAPIVAMIHHPLALETGLDPAMREHLFATEKANLAMAQRVLVPSPHTAATLRGKYAVPGDKITIAQPGTEVSGGTPAPVDPPLILSVGLQHPRKGHDVLITALAEVRDLPWRAAIVGSIHDAPHAEALARLVTDLDLSDRVTMMGRVPQDVLDGLYATASIFALATRYEGYGMVFDEALSWGLPIVSCATGAVPDTVPKVAGLLVTPQRAGEFAGALGRLLTDVPLRKRMARAALKAGAALPTWQDTAAVAGGVLDQLDG; from the coding sequence ATGAAACGATCTGCCGCCTTCGCCATTCCCGGTGATATCAACACTGTCACCGGAGGCTACATCTACGAGCGCCGCTTGCTGGAGGAGCTTCGCCGCCTTGGCCATGACGTGACCCACATTGAGTTGGGCGCGTCTTTTCCTGACCCCACGCATGACGATATGGACGATGCCATTGCCCAATTGACCGCGTTGGACCCAAACCGCGCCCTGATCCTTGATGGGTTGGTCTATGGCGCGATTGATCCCAAAGGTCTGGCCCAAGTGAAGGCGCCGATTGTGGCGATGATTCATCACCCCTTGGCGCTGGAAACCGGCCTTGATCCGGCCATGCGTGAGCATCTGTTTGCGACTGAAAAGGCCAATCTGGCGATGGCACAAAGGGTCTTAGTCCCAAGCCCCCACACCGCCGCGACCTTGCGCGGCAAGTATGCGGTTCCCGGCGATAAGATCACCATCGCGCAACCGGGGACGGAAGTGAGCGGCGGCACGCCTGCGCCCGTTGATCCGCCGCTTATCCTGTCGGTGGGGCTGCAACACCCACGCAAGGGCCATGACGTGTTGATCACCGCCTTGGCCGAGGTGCGCGACCTGCCGTGGCGGGCGGCCATCGTCGGGTCGATCCACGACGCCCCCCATGCCGAGGCTTTGGCCCGCTTGGTCACGGACTTGGACCTCTCCGACAGGGTCACCATGATGGGCCGCGTGCCACAAGACGTTTTGGATGGCCTTTACGCAACGGCCTCCATCTTCGCGCTGGCGACGCGGTATGAAGGTTATGGCATGGTCTTTGATGAGGCTTTGTCTTGGGGATTGCCGATAGTTTCATGTGCGACCGGTGCGGTGCCGGACACGGTGCCCAAGGTCGCTGGCCTCTTGGTAACCCCGCAGCGCGCAGGCGAATTTGCGGGGGCGTTGGGCCGGCTGTTGACCGATGTCCCCTTGCGCAAACGCATGGCGCGCGCGGCCCTGAAAGCGGGGGCAGCGCTGCCCACATGGCAGGACACAGCGGCCGTGGCCGGGGGCGTGTTGGATCAACTCGATGGGTAG
- a CDS encoding FkbM family methyltransferase gives MGSAIGHSLDVYYRDAARTSRMDRLNACFVRPGELVFDVGAHVGDRTASFRRLSAKVVTLEPQPRVFRALRLIHGRDAQVTLRPEAVGDAMGEVALHLNTRNPTVSTASTELIEAAPSAREWAGQVWDETIRVPVVTLDHLIATHGTPAFIKIDVEGHEAAVLAGLSAPVKALSFEVTTIQRAVAFACLSRLAKLGAYEFNLSLGEEHALRHADWISAEAMTTEIAQLPDAANSGDVYGRLRVGDL, from the coding sequence ATGGGTAGCGCGATTGGGCATTCGCTGGATGTGTACTACCGCGACGCTGCCCGCACGTCGCGGATGGATCGCCTGAATGCGTGCTTCGTGAGGCCGGGCGAGCTCGTCTTTGATGTGGGCGCCCATGTGGGGGACCGGACCGCCAGTTTCCGTCGCCTAAGCGCAAAAGTGGTCACGTTAGAGCCGCAGCCCCGCGTCTTTCGTGCGCTGCGCTTGATCCACGGACGCGATGCCCAAGTGACCCTTCGGCCCGAGGCCGTGGGCGACGCAATGGGAGAAGTCGCCCTCCACCTCAACACCCGCAACCCTACAGTCTCCACCGCCTCGACCGAGTTGATAGAGGCTGCCCCCAGTGCGCGGGAATGGGCCGGGCAGGTTTGGGACGAGACGATCCGAGTACCGGTTGTGACGCTTGACCACTTGATTGCCACCCACGGCACGCCCGCGTTCATCAAGATTGACGTGGAGGGACATGAGGCCGCGGTTCTTGCAGGGCTATCTGCCCCCGTGAAAGCGCTGTCGTTCGAGGTGACAACAATCCAACGCGCAGTCGCTTTCGCCTGCCTGTCGCGGCTTGCCAAGCTTGGCGCATATGAGTTCAACCTGAGCCTCGGAGAAGAACATGCCTTGCGCCACGCCGACTGGATCAGCGCCGAAGCGATGACCACCGAGATCGCGCAGCTTCCCGATGCGGCAAATTCTGGGGATGTGTATGGGCGGTTGCGTGTGGGTGATTTGTAA
- a CDS encoding transposase, translating to MYPNLKLGYTNDQETQFSDKFKATVALEALRGDKTAQEIAAKHKIHPTQVTTWMRQAIDGLTGVFSDKVRKVEDNEAELKELPAKIGKLAVETDFRHKG from the coding sequence ATGTATCCAAACTTGAAGTTAGGATACACAAATGACCAAGAGACGCAGTTTTCTGACAAGTTCAAAGCTACCGTAGCGCTAGAAGCGCTGCGTGGCGACAAGACGGCTCAAGAGATCGCGGCGAAGCACAAGATCCACCCGACGCAGGTCACAACTTGGATGCGGCAGGCTATTGATGGCCTTACGGGCGTATTTTCTGACAAGGTCAGGAAAGTCGAGGACAATGAAGCCGAGTTGAAAGAGCTTCCTGCAAAGATCGGGAAGTTGGCGGTCGAAACCGATTTTCGTCACAAGGGCTGA
- the wecB gene encoding UDP-N-acetylglucosamine 2-epimerase (non-hydrolyzing) — protein sequence MTKLKVHTILGTRPEIIRLARILPRLDTFCDHKIVHTGQNWDHALNEVFFDDLGLRKPDYFLGTGGGSLGETLGKILMETEKVLLADRPDAVLILGDTNSAISAIIARRLKIPVYHMEAGNRSYDRNVPEETNRKLVDHIADFNLVYTEHARRHLLSEGIQHRRIYLTGSPMREVLDHFRDRIEASDVLSRLDLTPQGYFIVSLHREENVDNSVRLKALVDTLNALTKKYNMPVIVSTHPRTRKRLDALEGCTLDSRVRWMTPFGFHDYNKLQKNAFCAISDSGTISEESSILGFPAVTPRDAFERPEGLDVGCIILTGLDRDAIINGVDGATQMYAERVEAGVANPIPTDYCISNTSERVVSLILGTARLSNAWDGIRSNDLS from the coding sequence ATGACCAAACTCAAAGTACACACGATCCTTGGCACCCGTCCGGAGATCATTCGCCTGGCTCGGATCCTTCCTCGGCTTGACACTTTTTGCGACCATAAGATCGTCCATACCGGACAAAACTGGGACCATGCCCTGAACGAAGTCTTTTTTGACGATCTGGGTCTGCGTAAGCCCGACTATTTTCTTGGTACGGGCGGGGGCTCCCTAGGTGAGACACTAGGCAAAATCCTGATGGAAACAGAAAAAGTGCTGCTAGCTGACCGCCCCGACGCAGTTTTGATCCTTGGTGACACGAATTCGGCAATCTCAGCGATCATCGCGAGGCGGCTGAAAATCCCAGTCTATCACATGGAAGCGGGCAACCGTTCCTACGACCGCAATGTTCCGGAAGAGACGAACCGCAAGCTGGTCGACCATATCGCTGACTTCAACCTGGTCTATACCGAACACGCAAGGCGCCATCTTCTGTCAGAAGGCATTCAACATCGTCGGATCTATTTGACCGGGTCGCCGATGCGCGAAGTGCTGGATCATTTTCGGGACCGGATTGAGGCGTCCGACGTCCTTTCGCGTTTAGACCTGACGCCGCAGGGTTATTTTATCGTATCTCTGCATCGTGAAGAGAACGTGGATAATTCTGTTCGCTTGAAGGCGTTAGTCGATACGCTGAATGCGCTGACAAAAAAATACAACATGCCGGTGATCGTTTCGACCCATCCACGCACACGCAAGCGGCTGGATGCGCTTGAGGGCTGCACGCTTGATAGTCGGGTGCGTTGGATGACTCCATTCGGTTTCCACGACTACAACAAGTTGCAGAAGAACGCGTTCTGCGCGATCTCCGATAGCGGCACGATTTCCGAAGAAAGCTCCATCCTTGGCTTTCCAGCGGTTACTCCAAGGGATGCGTTTGAACGGCCCGAGGGGCTAGACGTCGGCTGCATCATCCTGACAGGGCTAGATCGCGACGCGATAATTAACGGTGTAGACGGTGCAACACAAATGTACGCCGAGCGTGTTGAGGCTGGCGTGGCAAACCCAATTCCGACCGATTATTGCATCAGCAATACGTCGGAACGAGTGGTTTCCTTAATCTTAGGAACCGCACGGTTGTCGAATGCTTGGGATGGCATTAGGAGCAACGACCTTTCTTGA
- a CDS encoding NAD-dependent epimerase/dehydratase family protein: MARVLITGASGFVGQNLVLALENRTDHEVIPLTRESSLKDFHGTQVDHIIHLAGANRPATDDGFTMDNVDYVDDILACFRPRSPSSSFHYASSSRYMRDDPYGRSKKAGEERVVQLAPQAGWSTAIWRLPNLFGKWCKPNYNSFIATFIDQAIRNEEFSINDPAASVDLLYVDDLIDLYLGALATGTSPGVQFVETFATTRTTVGEVAEMIDSFRRDSQTTLIPDVGNDLRKQLHATYLSHLDQDARVFNLNRITSDTGSFCELFKADSYGQVSVLTIEPGASRGNHFHDTKCENFHLAQGRVELIERDVRGGETLTRVVQTGQSFWTRPGWIHTLINVGDGTAVLLIWANEVFDEERPDTFRLREAREKE; encoded by the coding sequence ATGGCGCGCGTCCTTATCACGGGTGCTTCCGGATTTGTGGGCCAAAACCTGGTTCTGGCGCTAGAAAACCGTACGGATCATGAGGTGATCCCCCTGACCCGCGAAAGTTCGCTCAAAGACTTTCACGGCACCCAGGTCGATCATATCATTCACCTCGCCGGGGCGAATAGGCCCGCGACGGATGACGGATTCACAATGGACAATGTCGACTATGTCGACGACATTTTGGCCTGTTTTCGTCCGCGTAGCCCATCGTCCAGCTTTCACTACGCCTCTAGCAGCCGGTACATGCGCGACGACCCCTATGGGCGCTCCAAAAAGGCGGGCGAGGAACGGGTCGTGCAACTTGCGCCACAGGCGGGTTGGTCCACGGCGATCTGGCGACTGCCCAACCTGTTCGGGAAATGGTGCAAGCCCAATTATAATTCCTTCATTGCGACTTTCATAGATCAAGCCATAAGGAATGAAGAGTTTAGCATTAATGACCCAGCAGCGAGCGTCGATCTTCTCTATGTCGACGACTTGATTGATCTGTACCTTGGGGCGCTTGCCACAGGCACGTCGCCGGGCGTCCAATTTGTTGAAACATTCGCGACCACCCGAACGACGGTGGGTGAAGTCGCTGAAATGATCGACAGCTTTCGCCGGGACAGCCAAACGACCCTCATACCGGATGTCGGCAATGACCTACGTAAACAGCTTCATGCCACCTATCTGAGCCATCTCGATCAGGACGCAAGGGTCTTCAACTTGAACCGGATCACCTCGGACACGGGCAGCTTTTGCGAGCTTTTCAAGGCCGATAGCTACGGTCAGGTGTCCGTCCTGACCATTGAGCCCGGTGCAAGCCGTGGAAATCATTTCCACGACACGAAATGCGAGAACTTCCATCTGGCGCAGGGCCGTGTCGAGTTGATCGAACGTGACGTCCGCGGCGGTGAGACCCTTACGCGGGTTGTCCAGACCGGTCAGTCCTTTTGGACAAGGCCCGGCTGGATACACACGCTCATCAACGTAGGAGATGGCACAGCGGTCTTATTGATCTGGGCCAATGAAGTGTTTGACGAGGAGCGGCCCGATACGTTCAGGCTTCGTGAGGCGCGCGAAAAGGAATGA
- a CDS encoding polysaccharide biosynthesis protein produces the protein MFEGKTLLITGGTGSFGSTVLDRFIDSGIGEIRVFSRDEKKQEDLRLKYNSDKLRFYIGDVRDISSVASAMSSVDYVFHAAALKQVPSCEFFPMEAVKTNVMGTENVLTAAIAAGVSRVVCLSTDKAVYPINAMGISKAMMEKVVVAKARDSADTRISITRYGNVVGSRGSVIPLFMQQILDGKPMTVTKPTMTRFMMTLEQSVDLVLFAFEHGSRGDVFVQKAPAAPLTTLTESVSRLMNRADVPVKVIGKRHGEKDYEALLSVEELARAEDLGGFFRVRQDGRNLNYDKFTVDGVDGEQESDLMREGYHSSNTEQLDVDGVCDLLRSTAALEF, from the coding sequence ATGTTCGAGGGCAAAACCCTATTAATTACTGGTGGCACCGGTTCATTCGGATCAACGGTATTAGACCGATTCATTGACAGCGGCATCGGAGAAATCCGCGTGTTCAGCCGCGATGAGAAAAAACAAGAGGATCTTCGACTTAAGTACAACTCGGATAAGTTGCGATTCTATATCGGCGATGTGCGCGACATCAGCTCGGTTGCTTCGGCGATGTCGAGTGTCGATTATGTGTTTCATGCCGCGGCCCTTAAACAGGTGCCATCGTGCGAATTCTTTCCCATGGAAGCCGTCAAAACCAATGTTATGGGCACCGAGAACGTTTTGACCGCAGCGATCGCGGCGGGCGTGTCGCGTGTCGTTTGCCTAAGCACCGACAAGGCAGTCTATCCGATCAATGCCATGGGCATTTCGAAGGCGATGATGGAGAAAGTTGTCGTCGCAAAGGCGCGTGATAGCGCAGACACGCGTATCTCGATCACGCGGTATGGTAACGTTGTAGGCTCCCGCGGATCTGTGATCCCGCTGTTCATGCAGCAGATACTGGACGGCAAGCCCATGACTGTCACGAAGCCAACAATGACGCGCTTCATGATGACGCTGGAACAGTCGGTCGATCTAGTTCTTTTTGCATTCGAACACGGCTCGCGCGGTGACGTTTTCGTGCAGAAGGCTCCGGCTGCACCGCTTACCACGCTGACGGAGTCCGTCAGCAGGTTGATGAACCGCGCCGACGTCCCGGTGAAGGTGATCGGTAAGCGGCACGGGGAAAAGGACTATGAGGCTCTGCTTAGCGTCGAGGAGCTTGCGCGTGCCGAAGATCTCGGCGGGTTCTTCCGTGTTCGCCAGGACGGTCGCAACCTGAACTACGACAAGTTCACTGTAGATGGCGTGGATGGGGAGCAGGAAAGCGATCTGATGCGGGAAGGCTATCACTCCAGCAATACCGAGCAACTCGATGTCGATGGCGTGTGCGACCTGCTGCGTTCAACTGCGGCATTGGAATTCTGA
- the pseC gene encoding UDP-4-amino-4,6-dideoxy-N-acetyl-beta-L-altrosamine transaminase yields the protein MIPYGKQNISEEDIKAVVTVLRSDFITQGPTLPRFEKAISDHVGAAHCIAVNSATSALHIAMLSLDVGPGDTVWTTPITFVATANAALYCGADVDFVDICSSTFNMDMAALEAKLKTAEAEGRLPKVVAPVHLTGRSCDMKALDILRKKYGFRVVEDASHAIGAQYGGQFVGSCPYSDLCVFSFHPVKIITTGEGGAITTNDPALARKLASFRSHGITRDPVEMESNDGPWYYEQQELGFNYRMTELQAALGLSQMSRLDAFVARRRKLAERYDRLLSGSDILRPVLDSDENQSSWHLYVMRLAEGSTPLARRHLFEKLRSHGIGVNVHYIPVTRQPYYRALGFDPLQFPVAEAYYDRSISLPLYFDMTEREQDTVVKCLLEPAGYQTIF from the coding sequence ATGATACCCTACGGCAAACAGAATATCTCTGAGGAAGACATCAAGGCTGTTGTCACAGTCCTACGGTCCGACTTCATCACTCAGGGCCCTACGTTGCCCCGATTTGAGAAGGCGATTTCCGACCATGTCGGCGCGGCGCACTGCATTGCAGTCAATAGCGCCACGAGTGCGTTGCACATTGCGATGTTGAGCCTCGACGTGGGCCCCGGAGACACGGTGTGGACAACGCCAATAACCTTCGTCGCCACCGCGAACGCGGCGCTCTATTGTGGTGCAGATGTCGATTTCGTCGATATTTGTTCTAGCACGTTCAACATGGATATGGCGGCACTTGAAGCCAAACTGAAAACTGCCGAGGCAGAGGGGCGTTTGCCGAAGGTCGTGGCCCCCGTTCATTTGACGGGCCGCAGCTGCGATATGAAGGCGCTTGACATCCTGCGCAAGAAATATGGCTTTCGCGTCGTCGAGGACGCATCGCATGCAATTGGCGCGCAATATGGCGGTCAATTCGTCGGCTCCTGTCCCTACAGCGATCTGTGTGTGTTCAGCTTCCACCCGGTCAAGATCATCACCACTGGCGAGGGCGGCGCGATCACCACCAACGATCCGGCACTGGCCCGCAAGCTGGCGTCTTTTCGGAGCCACGGCATCACGCGCGATCCTGTAGAAATGGAAAGCAACGACGGACCTTGGTACTATGAGCAGCAAGAGCTTGGCTTCAATTACCGGATGACCGAATTGCAGGCGGCTTTGGGCCTTTCTCAAATGTCCCGCTTGGACGCCTTCGTCGCGCGTCGGCGTAAGCTAGCAGAGCGCTACGACCGGCTACTGAGCGGCAGTGACATTCTGCGCCCGGTGTTGGATAGCGACGAAAACCAGTCGTCGTGGCATCTTTATGTGATGCGCCTTGCCGAAGGCAGCACCCCCCTTGCGCGGCGCCACTTGTTCGAAAAATTGCGCTCCCACGGCATCGGAGTGAATGTGCATTACATCCCGGTTACGAGGCAGCCCTATTACCGCGCGCTGGGCTTCGATCCGTTGCAATTCCCTGTTGCCGAAGCCTACTATGATCGCTCAATCAGCCTGCCGCTCTACTTTGACATGACCGAGAGGGAGCAGGATACAGTGGTCAAATGCCTGCTTGAGCCCGCTGGATACCAAACTATTTTTTGA